TTATATCTTCTCGATCCTCCTTGGGAAGTTTTCTCAGGAGCCTACTGAGTTCTTCTATATATTCCTGTTTATTCATCCTTAAAATCCCCCAAATCATCTATAATTTCACAGCACAATAAATTATTCACACCCACAGAGAATTTCCGCCATTCTGCAACTAATTGTTCCTTTTTTTCTCTGCCCAAACCAGTTAGTTTGTAATATTTTCGAGGAGGGCCATCCTGAGATTCTTTTAAATATGAATTCAGGAAACCCTCCTTTTTTAACCTTTTAAGAAGTGGATAAATGGTTCCTTCTGAAATAGAGATGTTTTTTGATATTTCATCTACCATTTCATAACCATAGCAGTCCTTTCTATCAAGCAAGACCAGAACACAGAGTTCCAGCACGCCCTTTTTAAATTGAGTGTTCATAATATCACTGCATCTTACAAGGTACTGTATAATGCAAGGTACTATATATAGTTTTAGACTGAACATATTAGTCACTGTGCACACCAAAATAAATAACAGAACCTTACCAAAATTAAAAAAGATGATTAAAATTAAAAAATAATGGTTTTAGAAGCTAATATAATCATATATCTTCAAAAAAAATGATTTTAGTTGATATTTTACTAAAATCAACCAAATATTCCCAATACAAATAAAAATAATGTCACTGATTTAAATAATCTGATGTGGATGACAATGATCTGACTGTTACTTCTGAATTTTTCTTAATAACGAATTCACTGAGACCTACCTTTGATTCCTGGTTTTCCCAATGATAAGTGTAACCTAATCTTGTCCAGGGGAGTCTTTTGGCGAAATAGGAATATCTGGTGTTGTTTAGGAACCATATTTTATAGGAGAAATCAGTGTTATTCGGGAAGTATAACTGAGCCACAGTATCATTTATCTCATTATCCACAGAAGGCCTGAAAAGATCATTGGGTTTTACCCATAATTCCACAAAATAGGAGTTATTTGTATCTGGAGGTAGGCCTAAAAGCTGAGCAACCTCTAATCTAAGGTCTACACCAGAAGTTGGGTGAGTGTTAAAGTAATTCTTAACCTCGGGATAGGCTGTCACCCAGGTGTCACCCCAGGAAGTTCTAATACTTTGCCCCACAGGATAGCTAGAGGGATATTTAGTCCATGCAACCATCAAAACCCTTTTTTCCAGACCTTCTCCCTGCCAGGATATATTATTATTGGATTCAATAATAGGAGTGAGATTACTATAAATATCCCCCTCATCAGGAAGCATGGCGTTAAATACAGCCCCTCGATAAAAAAAATCATAACAGGAGCAATTATCAGTAGCGTATGCACCAGCTGCTAAAATCAAAACCGATACAAACACCAGGAACGTTAGATATCTTCTAATTTTCATAGAACTCCTATTTTCGTAATTTCTTAATTCGTCATTTCTTAAAAAATTTTATAACTTCGCTTTTGCAGTTTTTAAAACTCTAAGACTTAATCATTTTCTAAATATTCAGCTATAACCAGCATCTCATAATCTTCAGTGCTTAATGGATCATTTCTACTGAATTCCCCCAGTTTACAGCCGTAAATATCAATTTTGTTGAAATCTATGGATTTTAATAGCCAGGTGATCTCTGAGGGCACATAGTACCGTTCGTTACAGTTAAGATTCATTTTAGTGCCATCATCTCCTTCGATTTCCATCTGATGTATGTCCCGGAAGGTCATGAGGTCAAATGTGTTTTCTTCACTTTTATTTTGAGATGTAGAATTGGAGTTTATGAAATCTTTGACTGAATGGAATAATGGAAACAGACCATTGAGGGTGGTGAAGATTAATTTACCCTTTTTATTCAGTGAACGGGTTGCACTTTCTAAGATTTGGAAGTTCATCTCGTCAGTTTCCATTAATGAGAATCCACCTTCACATAGCATGATAACCAGATCAAACTCTTCCTCAAATGGGAGATTTCTGGCATCAGATTGTCTGAAATCTATCTCAAATCCAGCATTACTAGCATTTTTCCGGGCTTTTCCTAGCATATTCTCTGATAGATCAACACCAGTTACCTCATAGCCTCGCTTGGTGAGTTCAATGGCGTGGCGGCCAGTTCCACAACCAACATCAAGTATTTTACAATTTTTATCGTAATTAATTTCTTTTTCTATGAAATCAACTTCCCCCAAAGTTCCCTGGGTGAATATTTCAGCTTCATATTTTTCAGCATAATTGGAAAATAGTTCCTGGTACCATTGTTTCACATTATAGCCCCCTATATTTATTTAATTACTTTTTCTTGTATTGATCAATAATATCCGGATTAATAACTTATTAAAATCTTTAAATATTTAATATCTGGGTTTAATCTTTTAAAATAACTTAAAAACCAGATCAATGGTTAAAAAAGTTCATCACCACTTTGATGGTCGAATGCAGGGTGCAGGTCAAAGCGTACTGCCCCCACCAGTGCCTTTCCATTCACTGCCTGGGTAATTCTGGCTGTTCCTTCATTACCAAAACCAGCGCATAGTTCAATAGCTGTAACTCCCTCTGCGACTAATTTTTGTGCTACTTTTTCTGCTTCATCGTAACTTTTAACCCCAACCACTGATAGTTCAACCACTGGCGAATCAATTACTGCTCGATGTTTTTCAGGATCGTTGTCCGGTGCAATGAATATGAAGGCGGCTTTAACTGACATGGTCTTATTTTTTAGGTGGCAGGTTTAATAATTATTATTCTGTGAAGGCCAATATAAGAAACATACAAATTAGTATTATAACCTTGAACACTTACCAATAAAATAACCAGATTTGGGGTAAATCTGGATTCAGAAGGATTTTTATGGGCTTTTTAACACCAAAATTTAAATATGATCCTCTTAAATCGCTTCTAGAATTGGGTGATGAAGTGATTGTTTATTTTACCAGGAGGGATTTGTTGGATGAGAAAGTAAGTCCCATCCACCATATCTGGGATTTACCAGAAGTCCAGATAATACTGCAAAAACAACTTGATGATGGTTCATGGCCATCAAAATATGGAAATAAGCAAACTGGAGTTAAATATTCTTTAATCGAAACCTGGAAAGCGTTAAGATTTCTGGTACAGCAGTATGAAATGGATAATACTCATCCCGCTATCCAAATGGCAGCAGAGTATATTTTCTCCTGTCAAACTGATGAAGGAGATATAAGGGGTATTTTAGCCAACCAGTACGCCCCTTACTATACCGGGGTCATAATGTATCTTTTAATTATGGCCAGTTATCAACATGACCCGCGCATCAAAAAAGGATTTCAATGGCTCCTGGATATGAGACAATATGACGGAGGATGGGTTATTGGCAGTCCGGGCATCATTGGAATTCCTAATCTCAGTAGAAATGAATTAAACGATTTAACCTCTAATAGAAATAGAGAAACTTTCAGGGTATTCGATAGATCCAAACCATTCTCTGCAGCAGGCACGGGAATGGTTCTCAGGGCTTTTTCCGTTCATCCCACCTACAGAAGATCGGAGGCGGCTTTAACTGCGGCTAGTCTTTTGAAATCTAAATTCTTCAAAAAGGATAACTGGGCTTCCTACCAGCATCCTGATAATTGGATAAGATTTCAGTATCCCTTCTGGTGGACCAACCTGGTATCGGCACTGGATTCACTGTCCCTAATGGGACTTTCCAGTGATGACCCCAATATTAAAAAGGCCCTGAAATGGCTCATTGAACATCAACAACATGATGGATTATGGAAAGTTTCTTATTCGAAAATCCATAAGTCACCGGATAATGACAGGACATTAAATTCCAGATTATGGATTACCCTAGCCATATGTAGAATTTTTAAACGATTTTACCAGATAGAGAACAAAAGAAATTAATGCACAAAATAAGACGGTTATATGGTTTTAAATTTCTGAAATTAAAGTTCTGAAACCATTTCTGCAAACTCAGTATCATCCCAGGCCCTGAGAGTGTTAATTGTAATGTATCGTGCTTGGTAGGCTTTAAGGAGATATTTAACCATACTCTCTTCATCAGGCATGTCAATGATGGCAATGAAATCATATTCCCCCATGGTGAAGAAAAAGTCTATACTCCCCTTGAGTTCCCCAATTATCTTTTTGGTGAGTTCAACTCTTTCTGGAATTTCTAAAAAAGTTTCACGTGCATGATCTGTCCAATTTCCTAAAAGAACGTATTTTTGCATGTTTTCACCCTAAAAATTATATTAAATTTTATTCATAAGCTAGTAGTAAGTGGGTATATTAATTTAGTGTTTTCTTTAAGCTCCAAGCAAACTCTTCGGCATTTTTTAGGTCACGGGAATTAGGTCTTCCTTTATTCATCCCCCCAAAGAGCTTAAGAAAACTGTTGGTGTTGAAACCCTTACACTGAAATTCATCAACAATGTTGTAGCCTTTGGATTGTAGTTTTTCCCTAAGAGTAGCATGATCTTTGGAGGACTTGGATTTTCCGGTGATTCCAGCAGTTGAAAAAATGAATACATTCTTATTATCCACTTTTGGTAGTTCATCAGCGAGTTCAAGTAGAGATTCGTCGTGTTTTGCACTGTAAATCCCTGAGCCAAACCCTACCAGATCATAATCTGGAATTTCTTCCGGTTCAATTTCCGGTGGTGTTTTAATCTGTGCATTAAGAACATCCGCCATTACCTTGGCGATTTTCTCAGTGTTATTGTGGTGATATGAAAACACAATTATCAGTAATTTCTTTTGCAACATATTATCTTACTTGGGATATTATCTCACTTGGGATATTATCTCACTTGGGATATTATCTCACTTGGGATATTATCTCACTTGGGATATTTCCCATTTTTTCCTACTTCCCTCTTAACCATGGTCCCAAAAGTTATGACCACATTACCCTTTTTATGCATTTTATCCACATAGGTGCGCTTCCCCATGCCCCAATAGGGCAATACCACGAAAAATAGAGTAATATGTGTTAAAATAGTCTGCTGAATTTTTGAACCAGTTCGTTTATGTCTTTTCCCCGGCCACCCCGCCATACTACAATCCCGGTTCCCAGGATTGTTCCACCTTTGGACTGGCATATTTTTTCCATCTGAGATATGGCCTGATTTCCCCCTGTTCGGTGAAAGGGTAAGCCCTTGGTCACGTAGCAGGCGATTCTTTTATCTTGAAGTGATGGGATCTGCTCTAAGTATGCTTTCATTGCCGGGGCCAGGTTAAAGGCGTGCACTGGAGAACCAAATATTAGTGCATCATATTCCTGTATGTCCGGTTTATTCTGGAAAGTGATGTTCTTTGGATTTGACTTCACGTCACCGGTGGTGGTTACCCGTTCAACA
This DNA window, taken from Methanobacterium subterraneum, encodes the following:
- a CDS encoding prenyltransferase/squalene oxidase repeat-containing protein, with translation MDEKVSPIHHIWDLPEVQIILQKQLDDGSWPSKYGNKQTGVKYSLIETWKALRFLVQQYEMDNTHPAIQMAAEYIFSCQTDEGDIRGILANQYAPYYTGVIMYLLIMASYQHDPRIKKGFQWLLDMRQYDGGWVIGSPGIIGIPNLSRNELNDLTSNRNRETFRVFDRSKPFSAAGTGMVLRAFSVHPTYRRSEAALTAASLLKSKFFKKDNWASYQHPDNWIRFQYPFWWTNLVSALDSLSLMGLSSDDPNIKKALKWLIEHQQHDGLWKVSYSKIHKSPDNDRTLNSRLWITLAICRIFKRFYQIENKRN
- a CDS encoding DUF6506 family protein; the encoded protein is MSVKAAFIFIAPDNDPEKHRAVIDSPVVELSVVGVKSYDEAEKVAQKLVAEGVTAIELCAGFGNEGTARITQAVNGKALVGAVRFDLHPAFDHQSGDELF
- a CDS encoding PadR family transcriptional regulator produces the protein MNTQFKKGVLELCVLVLLDRKDCYGYEMVDEISKNISISEGTIYPLLKRLKKEGFLNSYLKESQDGPPRKYYKLTGLGREKKEQLVAEWRKFSVGVNNLLCCEIIDDLGDFKDE
- a CDS encoding class I SAM-dependent methyltransferase, with protein sequence MKQWYQELFSNYAEKYEAEIFTQGTLGEVDFIEKEINYDKNCKILDVGCGTGRHAIELTKRGYEVTGVDLSENMLGKARKNASNAGFEIDFRQSDARNLPFEEEFDLVIMLCEGGFSLMETDEMNFQILESATRSLNKKGKLIFTTLNGLFPLFHSVKDFINSNSTSQNKSEENTFDLMTFRDIHQMEIEGDDGTKMNLNCNERYYVPSEITWLLKSIDFNKIDIYGCKLGEFSRNDPLSTEDYEMLVIAEYLEND
- a CDS encoding flavodoxin family protein; this translates as MIKIGIIVYSQTEHTYSVAENLQENLLAAGHTVNVERVTTTGDVKSNPKNITFQNKPDIQEYDALIFGSPVHAFNLAPAMKAYLEQIPSLQDKRIACYVTKGLPFHRTGGNQAISQMEKICQSKGGTILGTGIVVWRGGRGKDINELVQKFSRLF
- a CDS encoding GYD domain-containing protein, whose product is MQKYVLLGNWTDHARETFLEIPERVELTKKIIGELKGSIDFFFTMGEYDFIAIIDMPDEESMVKYLLKAYQARYITINTLRAWDDTEFAEMVSEL
- a CDS encoding flavodoxin family protein, which encodes MLQKKLLIIVFSYHHNNTEKIAKVMADVLNAQIKTPPEIEPEEIPDYDLVGFGSGIYSAKHDESLLELADELPKVDNKNVFIFSTAGITGKSKSSKDHATLREKLQSKGYNIVDEFQCKGFNTNSFLKLFGGMNKGRPNSRDLKNAEEFAWSLKKTLN